One window from the genome of Dongia rigui encodes:
- a CDS encoding alpha/beta hydrolase — MLLGVVIAAAVAYLAALFMLYTKQRKIVFKPNPTLAVLADYPAPSGLNPVTNRNADGLDIVSWYLPARRDDGRAIAYFHGNAGHHGDRVARIIPYAAEGYGILLVGYRGYGGNPGQPTEAGLYTDARAALDFLQDQGVKPDQLILFGESLGSAVATQMATERAARALILEAPFASILRSARQRYRYLAFDFLVRDKFDTLAKIGRVGKPLLVIHGDLDRTTPAYFGHMVFEAAKEPKQGFFPKDAGHTDLMQHGMPAAVLGFLDALGQGPK, encoded by the coding sequence ATGCTTTTGGGTGTCGTGATCGCCGCGGCTGTGGCTTACCTTGCCGCCCTGTTCATGCTGTACACGAAGCAGCGCAAGATCGTCTTCAAACCCAACCCGACCCTCGCGGTGCTGGCCGATTATCCGGCCCCGAGCGGACTCAATCCGGTCACCAACCGGAACGCCGATGGTCTCGACATCGTCTCCTGGTATCTGCCCGCCCGCCGCGATGACGGTCGCGCCATCGCCTATTTTCACGGCAATGCCGGACATCACGGCGACCGGGTGGCACGCATCATTCCCTATGCGGCCGAAGGCTATGGCATTCTCCTGGTCGGTTATCGCGGCTATGGCGGCAACCCGGGCCAACCGACCGAGGCAGGTCTATATACCGATGCCCGGGCGGCGCTGGATTTTTTGCAAGACCAAGGCGTTAAGCCGGATCAGCTCATCCTCTTTGGAGAGTCGCTGGGTTCGGCCGTGGCGACACAGATGGCGACCGAGCGGGCGGCGCGGGCGCTGATTCTGGAGGCGCCTTTCGCCTCCATCCTGCGCTCGGCCCGGCAGCGTTACCGCTACCTCGCCTTCGACTTCCTGGTCCGGGACAAGTTCGACACGCTCGCCAAGATCGGGCGGGTCGGCAAGCCGCTGCTGGTCATCCATGGCGATCTCGACCGCACGACCCCGGCCTACTTCGGCCATATGGTTTTCGAGGCGGCGAAGGAGCCCAAGCAAGGCTTTTTCCCAAAAGACGCAGGCCATACCGACCTCATGCAGCACGGCATGCCGGCAGCGGTTCTGGGGTTCCTGGACGCGCTGGGCCAAGGCCCCAAATGA
- a CDS encoding adenosylcobalamin-dependent ribonucleoside-diphosphate reductase, whose product MAQVAAISQQIWDMKYRLKALDGVPVDKTIEDSWRRVADALAEAEAPESRAKWAGEFAEALADFKFLPAGRILAGAGAKRTVTLFNCFVMGTIPDDMGGIFAHLREAALTMQQGGGIGYDFSTLRPKGAPVKGVGADASGPLTFMDVWDAMCRTIMSAGHRRGAMMATLRCDHPDIEAFIDAKQTAGRLRMFNLSVLVSDAFMAAVKADEPWELKFGGTTYRVVQARELWDRIMRATYAYAEPGVIFIDRINQKNNLHYCETISATNPCGEQPLPPYGACLLGSVNLTTLVAKPFTAEATLDLAALDRLVRMSVRMMDNTIDVSNFPLEAQKAEAKAKRRIGLGVTGLADALIMCEARYGGPKAIKLTDEWLRAISRSAYLASTELAAEKGAFPLFDKHQFLASETVKTLDADVQAAIAKHGIRNALLTSIAPTGTISLFADNVSSGLEPVFSFKYTRHVLMPDGTRQAEEVTDYAYRLFRRLKGEDAPLPDYFVDAQSLSPHDHVVMQATVQKHIDSSISKTINCPVDLSFEEFKSVYTEAYDMGCKGCTTYRPNDVTGSVLEVKKETPKPQAELPLMTQKVTPQSEAVRLDAPKPQDVYEAGGVVYMTQPLDRPEALPGATYKVRWPESDHAIYITINDVIQDGRRRPFEVFINSKNMEHYAWTVGLTRMISAVFRRGGDISFVVEELKAVFDPRGGSWVSGRYVPSLLAAIGEVIERHLIAIGFMPDPRQDREDLEHMVARKVANLADGQGNGDAGGRKLAHCPKCNSPSLIRQEGCDMCTSCGYSKCG is encoded by the coding sequence ATGGCGCAGGTAGCCGCGATTTCCCAACAGATATGGGACATGAAATATCGGCTGAAGGCGCTGGACGGCGTGCCCGTGGATAAGACCATCGAGGATAGCTGGCGCCGTGTCGCCGATGCCCTGGCCGAGGCCGAGGCGCCGGAGAGCCGCGCCAAATGGGCGGGCGAATTCGCCGAAGCCTTGGCCGATTTCAAGTTCCTGCCCGCTGGCCGGATCCTGGCCGGGGCGGGGGCCAAGCGCACCGTCACCCTCTTCAACTGCTTCGTCATGGGAACGATTCCGGACGATATGGGCGGGATCTTCGCCCATCTCCGGGAAGCCGCGCTCACCATGCAGCAGGGCGGCGGCATCGGTTACGACTTCTCGACCCTGCGGCCCAAGGGCGCGCCGGTCAAAGGCGTGGGGGCGGACGCCTCCGGCCCGCTCACCTTCATGGATGTCTGGGACGCGATGTGCCGGACCATCATGTCGGCCGGTCACCGGCGCGGTGCCATGATGGCAACTTTGCGCTGCGATCACCCTGATATTGAAGCATTTATCGACGCCAAGCAGACCGCGGGGCGCCTGCGCATGTTCAACCTCTCGGTCCTCGTTTCCGATGCCTTCATGGCGGCGGTGAAGGCCGATGAGCCGTGGGAGTTGAAGTTCGGCGGCACCACCTACCGCGTCGTTCAGGCGCGCGAGCTTTGGGACCGGATCATGCGGGCGACCTACGCCTATGCCGAGCCGGGCGTCATCTTCATCGACCGCATCAATCAGAAGAACAACCTGCACTATTGTGAAACGATCAGTGCCACCAACCCCTGCGGCGAGCAGCCCCTGCCGCCCTATGGCGCCTGCCTGCTGGGTTCGGTCAATCTGACGACGTTGGTCGCCAAGCCTTTCACGGCGGAGGCGACGCTCGATCTTGCAGCACTTGACCGATTGGTCAGGATGTCGGTGCGGATGATGGACAACACCATCGACGTCTCGAACTTCCCGCTGGAGGCACAAAAGGCCGAAGCCAAGGCCAAGCGCCGCATCGGCCTCGGCGTCACCGGCCTCGCCGACGCGCTCATCATGTGCGAGGCGCGCTATGGCGGACCCAAGGCGATCAAGCTCACCGACGAATGGCTCCGCGCCATCTCCCGCTCGGCCTATCTCGCCTCGACCGAACTCGCGGCCGAGAAGGGGGCCTTCCCGCTCTTCGACAAGCACCAGTTCCTCGCCTCCGAAACGGTGAAGACCCTGGATGCGGATGTGCAGGCGGCCATCGCCAAGCATGGCATCCGCAACGCGCTCCTCACCTCCATCGCCCCCACCGGCACGATCTCGCTCTTTGCCGATAACGTCTCCTCCGGGTTGGAACCGGTCTTCAGTTTCAAATACACCCGCCATGTCCTGATGCCGGACGGCACCCGCCAGGCAGAAGAAGTGACGGATTATGCGTATCGGCTGTTCCGCCGCCTGAAAGGCGAGGATGCGCCGCTGCCGGATTACTTCGTCGACGCCCAGTCCCTCTCGCCCCACGACCATGTCGTGATGCAGGCGACGGTGCAGAAGCATATCGACAGCTCGATCTCCAAGACCATCAACTGCCCGGTCGATCTGTCGTTCGAGGAATTCAAGAGCGTCTATACCGAAGCCTATGACATGGGCTGCAAGGGCTGCACCACCTACCGGCCCAATGACGTGACGGGTTCCGTCCTCGAGGTGAAGAAGGAAACGCCCAAGCCCCAGGCCGAACTGCCGCTGATGACCCAGAAGGTGACGCCGCAATCCGAGGCCGTGCGCCTCGATGCGCCGAAGCCCCAGGATGTCTATGAGGCGGGCGGCGTCGTCTACATGACCCAGCCGCTCGACCGGCCGGAGGCGCTACCCGGTGCCACCTATAAGGTGCGCTGGCCGGAAAGCGACCACGCCATCTACATCACCATCAACGACGTCATCCAGGACGGGCGCCGCCGCCCCTTCGAGGTCTTCATCAATTCGAAGAACATGGAGCATTACGCCTGGACGGTGGGCTTGACCCGCATGATTTCGGCCGTCTTCCGCCGTGGCGGCGATATCTCCTTCGTGGTGGAGGAACTGAAGGCCGTGTTCGACCCGCGCGGCGGCTCCTGGGTCAGCGGCCGCTATGTGCCCTCACTGCTGGCGGCCATCGGCGAAGTGATCGAGCGCCACCTCATCGCCATCGGCTTCATGCCCGACCCGCGCCAGGACCGCGAGGATCTCGAGCACATGGTGGCGCGCAAGGTCGCCAACCTCGCCGACGGCCAGGGCAACGGCGATGCGGGTGGCCGCAAGCTCGCCCATTGCCCCAAATGCAACTCCCCCTCGCTCATCCGCCAGGAAGGCTGCGACATGTGCACCTCCTGCGGCTACAGCAAGTGCGGGTGA
- a CDS encoding DUF2927 domain-containing protein, with protein sequence MALRVLKFWCASIRMIVRVALLPVAAFALSTQAFADKGVTELSNTLVQHFVQSYFRVDPRTAATSDYPIVKWPHEISISLLHPELLPKGADIYAKAVVAALRSSGFNIELNAAESDQANVSIIVFDATDGFSQSDLAILTRRMSGNTAGLKYFVSQFDSRSTCLMGGDFSKPWQLKSSFIGINANMPGAVIKHCLVSMIAGIVGFQGKVDKGVVRHSLFSSDTSSIDVSAWDRLAFQMLADPRLQAGMRYNGSTLSILHEIAETLIATWPDPEGLEEQMQAH encoded by the coding sequence ATGGCCCTGCGCGTTCTGAAGTTCTGGTGCGCCTCGATCAGAATGATCGTGCGGGTTGCTCTTCTGCCTGTTGCCGCATTCGCCCTTTCCACTCAGGCATTCGCCGACAAAGGCGTTACGGAGCTTTCCAATACGTTGGTCCAGCACTTTGTTCAAAGCTACTTTCGCGTGGATCCGCGAACTGCGGCGACATCTGACTATCCGATCGTAAAATGGCCGCATGAGATATCGATCAGTCTGCTGCATCCAGAACTTCTGCCGAAGGGCGCCGACATATACGCCAAAGCGGTCGTAGCCGCACTTCGAAGCTCCGGCTTCAATATCGAATTGAATGCCGCCGAGTCCGATCAAGCCAACGTTAGCATTATCGTGTTCGATGCGACCGATGGCTTCTCCCAATCGGATCTGGCGATTCTGACGCGCCGTATGTCGGGCAATACCGCCGGCTTGAAGTACTTTGTAAGTCAGTTCGACTCGCGATCGACATGCTTGATGGGCGGCGACTTTAGTAAGCCCTGGCAACTGAAATCATCGTTCATCGGAATCAATGCCAATATGCCTGGAGCGGTCATCAAGCATTGCTTGGTTAGCATGATCGCCGGGATCGTTGGCTTCCAGGGAAAAGTTGATAAAGGTGTGGTACGCCACTCTCTGTTTTCCAGTGACACCTCCTCCATTGACGTATCGGCTTGGGACCGGCTGGCTTTTCAAATGCTGGCTGATCCGCGTCTGCAGGCAGGTATGCGCTACAATGGGTCGACGTTGTCGATCCTGCACGAGATAGCGGAGACTTTGATTGCAACGTGGCCTGATCCTGAAGGGTTGGAAGAACAGATGCAGGCTCATTGA
- a CDS encoding ABC transporter permease: protein MTRTRRLLARFLANSIQLDLEYRTGFLINMINTLLSLGAGAAVLLALLRHGGTIGGWDTHAIIVLLGVFTCADAMVGLVIRPSLRKVAEFIELGNMDYMLLKPVNLQVNMSFRAWNFWQLPNFGIGLALILGGMSGAGTLTPTHVAMALLGLTAGITILYALWATVTVMAFWFVRINNAQMILYALMGVARYPATVYPRGLRLFFTFVLPVAFITNVPAAAAVAKVGWTTIGLSWLVAAASLLLSMTIWRRAVRHYTSASS from the coding sequence ATGACGCGGACCCGCCGACTCCTCGCCCGGTTCCTCGCCAACTCCATTCAGTTGGATCTCGAATACCGCACGGGGTTCCTGATCAATATGATCAATACCCTGCTGAGCCTCGGTGCCGGCGCAGCCGTGCTGCTCGCTTTGCTGCGGCACGGCGGCACGATCGGCGGCTGGGACACCCATGCGATCATCGTCCTCCTCGGCGTCTTCACCTGTGCCGACGCCATGGTGGGCCTGGTCATCCGCCCCAGCCTGCGCAAGGTCGCGGAATTTATCGAACTCGGCAACATGGACTACATGCTGCTGAAGCCGGTCAACCTGCAGGTCAACATGTCGTTCCGCGCCTGGAACTTCTGGCAGCTCCCCAATTTCGGCATCGGCCTCGCGCTGATTCTGGGCGGCATGTCTGGCGCCGGCACCCTTACGCCAACGCATGTGGCGATGGCGCTCCTCGGCCTTACCGCCGGCATCACCATCCTCTATGCGCTTTGGGCGACGGTGACCGTGATGGCGTTCTGGTTCGTGCGCATCAATAACGCGCAGATGATTCTCTATGCGCTGATGGGCGTCGCGCGCTATCCGGCAACGGTCTATCCGAGGGGATTGCGCCTCTTCTTCACCTTCGTGCTGCCGGTCGCCTTCATCACCAATGTCCCGGCCGCCGCCGCCGTCGCCAAGGTCGGCTGGACGACGATCGGCCTCAGCTGGCTGGTTGCCGCTGCGAGCCTGCTGCTGTCGATGACGATCTGGCGCCGCGCCGTGCGGCATTACACCAGTGCCAGCAGCTAG
- a CDS encoding ABC transporter permease: protein MRSRPLHIIGRSLATSYASHVQYRAEFLLYMLAGAVPIIVMFAWRSLADAGQIGDVSGTWFAAYFFVIFATRQLSPIWLIREMDRQVRLGQLSQHLLRPAPLYWHLVGHHLADNAIRLPIILGVVPLGLWLFDAWPVIEANRLPLFMLSLLLGVLVHFHTEMAIGLTAFWTDQSWAFEDFYTAALYLLTGFTVPLALFPPSAQAVIAWVPWRYMFGAPAEILVGLHRGTDLYWLLGGQVAWASLSGACAWALWRRGLRRFTGAGA, encoded by the coding sequence ATGAGAAGCCGGCCACTCCATATCATCGGCCGATCGTTGGCCACCTCCTATGCCAGCCATGTCCAGTACCGCGCCGAATTCCTGCTTTACATGCTGGCGGGCGCCGTGCCGATCATCGTCATGTTCGCCTGGCGGTCCCTGGCCGATGCCGGGCAGATCGGCGATGTCAGCGGCACCTGGTTCGCCGCCTATTTCTTCGTCATCTTTGCCACGCGCCAGCTGAGCCCGATTTGGCTCATCCGCGAGATGGACCGCCAGGTACGGCTGGGCCAGCTCTCGCAGCATCTGCTGCGCCCGGCGCCGCTTTATTGGCATCTGGTCGGTCATCATCTTGCCGACAATGCGATCCGCCTCCCCATCATCCTCGGGGTGGTGCCGCTGGGCCTGTGGCTCTTCGATGCCTGGCCCGTCATCGAGGCGAACCGGCTGCCGCTCTTCATGCTGTCGCTGCTGCTCGGCGTGCTGGTTCACTTCCATACCGAGATGGCAATCGGCCTCACCGCCTTCTGGACCGACCAATCCTGGGCGTTCGAGGATTTCTACACCGCCGCCCTCTATCTCCTCACCGGCTTCACGGTGCCGCTGGCCCTGTTTCCCCCATCGGCCCAGGCCGTCATCGCCTGGGTTCCCTGGCGCTACATGTTCGGCGCGCCGGCCGAAATCCTGGTCGGCTTGCATCGGGGCACCGACCTCTATTGGCTGCTGGGCGGGCAAGTCGCCTGGGCAAGCCTCTCGGGCGCTTGCGCCTGGGCGCTGTGGCGGCGGGGCCTGCGCCGTTTCACCGGGGCCGGCGCATGA
- a CDS encoding ABC transporter ATP-binding protein, giving the protein MISLRQLSMHFKVHVKEAGFVGSLHSLFRRQYRRVVAVDDISFDIPTGEIVGFLGPNGAGKTTTLKMMSGLLHPTSGTVTVDGHTPHRRDAAFLHSITLVMGQKQQLLWDLPASDSFLVNQAYYDIPDANYRKRLGELVELLALQRVIDKPMRTLSLGERMKCELAAALLHQPKILFLDEPTIGLDITMQQNVRDFIRDYNRLHNATVVLTSHYMGDIAALVSRVIVIDNGELAFDGTLRELTQRVADRKILKLHFGTLVGRTALERFGIVERLDGHAATLRVERGSVPQIAGAILAEFPVEDIAIEDIPIEDVVSSLFAGNPPAGAAR; this is encoded by the coding sequence TTGATCTCGCTTCGCCAGCTTTCCATGCATTTCAAGGTTCATGTGAAAGAGGCTGGATTCGTCGGCAGCCTGCATTCGCTGTTTCGTCGCCAATACCGTCGCGTCGTCGCCGTCGACGACATCAGCTTCGACATTCCAACCGGCGAGATCGTCGGCTTCCTGGGACCGAACGGCGCCGGCAAGACCACGACGCTGAAGATGATGTCCGGCCTGCTGCACCCGACATCGGGGACGGTCACGGTGGACGGCCACACGCCGCATCGGCGCGACGCCGCGTTCCTGCACAGCATCACGCTGGTCATGGGGCAGAAGCAGCAATTGCTGTGGGATTTGCCGGCCAGCGATTCCTTCCTCGTCAACCAGGCCTATTACGACATTCCCGACGCCAACTATCGGAAGCGCCTCGGTGAATTGGTCGAGTTGCTGGCGTTGCAGCGGGTCATCGACAAGCCCATGCGCACCCTGTCGCTGGGCGAGCGGATGAAATGCGAACTGGCAGCGGCATTGCTGCACCAGCCCAAGATATTGTTCCTCGACGAGCCGACCATCGGCCTCGACATCACCATGCAGCAGAATGTGCGCGACTTCATCCGCGATTATAACCGCCTCCATAACGCGACCGTGGTCCTCACCTCGCATTACATGGGCGACATCGCGGCACTCGTCTCGCGCGTCATCGTCATTGACAACGGCGAGCTCGCCTTCGACGGCACCTTGCGCGAGCTCACCCAGCGCGTTGCCGACCGCAAGATCCTGAAGCTGCATTTCGGGACCCTTGTCGGCCGCACCGCCCTCGAACGCTTCGGCATCGTCGAGCGGCTCGACGGCCACGCGGCGACCCTGCGCGTCGAACGCGGTTCGGTGCCGCAGATCGCCGGCGCGATCCTTGCCGAATTCCCGGTCGAGGACATCGCCATCGAAGACATCCCCATCGAGGATGTCGTCAGTTCCCTCTTTGCCGGCAACCCGCCGGCCGGGGCGGCACGATGA
- a CDS encoding serine hydrolase domain-containing protein: MAFDFSPADPAAHGFSGSFVAKLDKAIADGTLPNLHGLVILADGKLVLERYVAGVDESWGRPLGKVDFTADTIHDLRSVSKSIVALLYGIALKLGQVPAADASLIAQFPDYPDLAQDPQLAKRKIFHVLTMTLGQEWNEDLPYTDPRNSEIAMEMAPDRYRFILERPVLAEPGTGWTYSGGASALLGRFIEKGSGLSLVDFARQHLFVPLGIDAVEWIAGADGTYSAASGLRLRPRDLAKIGHCVIKGGMWDGGEVIPADWLAEAFTQRIICFDDIGYGYQWYLRASTDGNGPRRFAMGNGGQRLILIPERKLAIAILCGQYNHPDQWKTPAAIMLEHVLPGLTRG; the protein is encoded by the coding sequence ATGGCGTTCGACTTCAGTCCCGCAGACCCGGCGGCGCATGGTTTCAGCGGCAGCTTCGTCGCCAAGCTCGACAAGGCGATTGCCGACGGCACCCTTCCCAACCTCCATGGCCTCGTCATCCTGGCGGATGGCAAGCTGGTGCTCGAGCGTTATGTTGCTGGTGTCGATGAAAGCTGGGGCCGGCCGCTGGGCAAGGTCGACTTCACCGCCGACACGATCCACGACCTGCGCTCGGTCAGCAAATCCATCGTCGCCCTGCTCTATGGCATCGCGTTGAAACTGGGCCAGGTGCCGGCCGCCGACGCATCGCTGATCGCTCAGTTTCCCGACTATCCCGATCTCGCACAAGATCCGCAGCTCGCCAAGCGCAAGATCTTCCACGTCCTCACCATGACCCTGGGCCAGGAATGGAACGAAGACCTTCCCTATACCGATCCCAGGAACAGCGAGATCGCGATGGAGATGGCGCCCGACCGCTACCGCTTCATTCTGGAGCGCCCGGTCCTCGCCGAACCCGGCACCGGCTGGACCTATAGCGGCGGCGCCTCGGCGCTGCTCGGCCGGTTCATCGAGAAAGGCAGCGGCCTCTCGCTCGTCGACTTTGCTCGACAGCATCTCTTCGTCCCGCTCGGCATCGATGCGGTGGAGTGGATCGCCGGTGCGGACGGCACCTATTCCGCCGCCTCCGGCCTGCGCTTGCGGCCGCGCGATCTCGCCAAGATCGGCCACTGCGTCATTAAAGGCGGCATGTGGGACGGCGGCGAAGTCATTCCTGCAGATTGGCTCGCGGAAGCCTTCACCCAGCGCATCATCTGCTTCGACGATATCGGCTACGGCTATCAATGGTACTTGCGCGCCTCCACCGACGGCAACGGCCCGCGCCGCTTCGCCATGGGGAATGGCGGCCAGCGCCTGATCCTCATTCCGGAGCGCAAGCTTGCCATCGCCATCCTCTGCGGGCAGTACAATCACCCCGACCAATGGAAGACGCCGGCGGCGATCATGCTGGAACATGTCCTGCCGGGCCTGACCAGGGGCTGA
- a CDS encoding AraC family transcriptional regulator, protein MMKPVDRALWYIESHFRDDISLEDIARHGGVSRFHLSRAFAAATDHSVIGYVRGRRLTEAGRRLAQGAPDILDVALEAGYNSHEAFTRAFRDLFGVTPEQVRARGSLDALLSVEPIRMDEIRTITLNAPRFEAKPARLFAGLNDKFSSKNPAGIPALWQRFNTYWEAIPHMVPGAAYGICHTYDDTGNFDYIAGVEVTEFSDLPAELFRLRVPAQRYAVFSHDGHVSDIRSVCHTIWNKWLPDSGFQVADTPAQERYHARFDPQTGHGGFEIWLPIKG, encoded by the coding sequence ATGATGAAGCCGGTCGACAGGGCCCTCTGGTATATCGAAAGCCATTTCCGCGACGACATCTCGCTCGAGGATATCGCGCGGCATGGCGGCGTCTCGCGCTTCCACCTGTCGCGCGCCTTCGCAGCGGCAACGGATCATTCGGTGATCGGCTATGTGCGCGGCAGGCGGCTGACGGAAGCGGGGCGACGCCTGGCGCAAGGGGCGCCCGATATCCTCGATGTCGCCTTGGAAGCCGGCTACAACTCGCATGAGGCCTTCACGCGCGCGTTTCGCGACCTCTTCGGTGTGACGCCGGAACAGGTGCGGGCGCGCGGTTCCCTCGATGCCCTCTTAAGCGTGGAGCCCATCCGCATGGACGAGATCAGGACCATCACCCTCAACGCACCGCGTTTCGAGGCGAAGCCGGCCCGCCTCTTCGCCGGCCTCAACGACAAATTCAGCAGCAAGAACCCGGCCGGCATCCCGGCCTTGTGGCAGCGCTTCAACACCTATTGGGAGGCGATCCCGCATATGGTGCCGGGGGCGGCCTATGGCATCTGCCATACCTATGACGACACCGGCAATTTCGACTACATCGCCGGTGTCGAGGTGACCGAGTTCTCCGATCTCCCGGCCGAGCTCTTTCGCCTGCGCGTGCCGGCACAGCGTTATGCCGTGTTCAGTCACGATGGCCATGTCTCCGACATCCGCAGCGTCTGCCATACCATCTGGAACAAGTGGCTGCCCGACTCCGGCTTCCAGGTCGCCGACACCCCGGCACAGGAACGCTATCATGCGCGCTTCGATCCACAGACGGGTCATGGCGGCTTTGAAATCTGGTTGCCGATCAAGGGGTGA
- a CDS encoding DUF1203 domain-containing protein, translated as MKTASIKFVSLPTAIVRALQSGAPDANGQAPERHISDGDGIPCRHCQQDVAAGDAYLILNYRPFPAPQPYAETGPIFLHADACPRYPEVADLPPVFAVRKLFLLKGYNAHDRIVYGTGTLVPPAELNEAAVKILARDDIAYVHARSAYNNCFQCRIERA; from the coding sequence ATGAAGACCGCCAGCATCAAATTCGTGTCACTGCCGACCGCAATCGTGCGTGCCCTGCAATCGGGGGCGCCCGATGCCAATGGCCAGGCCCCCGAACGCCATATCTCGGACGGCGACGGCATTCCCTGCCGGCACTGCCAGCAGGATGTGGCGGCGGGCGACGCCTATCTCATCCTCAACTACCGACCGTTCCCGGCGCCGCAGCCTTATGCCGAAACCGGCCCCATCTTTCTCCACGCCGATGCCTGTCCGCGTTATCCGGAAGTGGCCGATTTGCCGCCGGTCTTTGCCGTGCGCAAGTTGTTCCTGCTGAAGGGCTATAACGCCCACGACCGCATCGTCTATGGCACCGGCACGCTGGTGCCGCCGGCCGAGCTCAACGAGGCGGCGGTGAAGATTCTGGCGCGTGACGACATCGCCTATGTCCACGCCCGCTCCGCCTACAACAACTGCTTCCAGTGCCGCATCGAGCGGGCGTGA
- a CDS encoding C13 family peptidase, which translates to MKRLALCLALLLPLAGCFGSGEPTAAPQPVEAAVPAAAPAPEPVAEPAPPAPAPAQKTIAMTPAKPADWGALFIAGDHSIKAFDNATRRFYAIIERKPGITLRRLTSDLAIAPSHEDVADVDTIDSALSYVTKNEREKCLVFMTSHGTKDGFYLAQANGTGGLLPPRVLDQWLGNHCGARPTVVIVSACYSGIFLQDGMERPNRIILTAARADRPSFGCGAGEVYTYYDKCLLDSWTWVYTWAELYDRTKACVAEKEAALGAQPSEPQAYFGAEVAGLEMP; encoded by the coding sequence GTGAAAAGACTGGCTCTCTGCTTGGCGCTCCTGCTTCCCCTGGCGGGCTGTTTCGGTTCCGGTGAACCGACGGCAGCACCACAACCGGTAGAAGCCGCCGTGCCGGCAGCGGCACCCGCGCCAGAACCCGTCGCCGAGCCGGCGCCGCCCGCCCCGGCACCCGCCCAGAAGACCATTGCGATGACGCCCGCGAAGCCCGCCGATTGGGGGGCGCTCTTCATCGCCGGCGACCATTCGATCAAGGCGTTCGACAACGCCACGCGCCGCTTCTATGCGATCATCGAAAGGAAGCCCGGCATCACGCTGCGCCGCCTCACCTCGGATCTTGCCATCGCGCCGTCGCATGAGGATGTCGCCGATGTCGATACGATCGATTCCGCCCTCAGCTATGTCACCAAGAACGAACGTGAAAAATGCCTGGTCTTCATGACCTCGCACGGCACCAAGGACGGCTTCTACCTCGCCCAGGCCAATGGCACCGGCGGCCTGTTGCCCCCGCGCGTGCTCGATCAGTGGCTGGGCAATCATTGCGGGGCGCGGCCGACCGTCGTCATCGTCTCGGCCTGCTACAGCGGCATCTTCCTCCAAGACGGGATGGAACGGCCCAACCGCATCATCCTCACCGCCGCGCGCGCCGACCGCCCCTCCTTCGGCTGCGGTGCGGGCGAGGTCTATACCTATTACGACAAATGCCTGCTCGATTCCTGGACCTGGGTCTATACCTGGGCCGAGCTCTACGACCGCACCAAGGCCTGCGTCGCCGAGAAGGAAGCGGCGCTTGGCGCGCAGCCCTCTGAACCGCAGGCCTATTTCGGCGCCGAGGTCGCGGGTCTCGAAATGCCGTGA